Proteins encoded in a region of the Cydia pomonella isolate Wapato2018A chromosome 3, ilCydPomo1, whole genome shotgun sequence genome:
- the LOC133516696 gene encoding uncharacterized protein LOC133516696, with the protein MKFTILADLVALAVAAPPSNDEQLIVTNKFYPDSYAIYTGRHDIVDIVVPFNQINCSEDSDEVTDETKLAIFFVEADVKDDGTYDYKGLYTYKNGVTKKVLENG; encoded by the coding sequence ATGAAGTTCACAATCCTCGCAGACCTCGTCGCCCTGGCCGTGGCCGCGCCCCCCAGCAATGACGAGCAGCTCATCGTGACGAATAAGTTCTACCCCGACTCCTACGCTATCTACACCGGCCGTCACGACATCGTCGACATCGTCGTGCCCTTCAACCAGATCAACTGCTCCGAGGACAGCGACGAAGTCACTGATGAAACTAAACTCGCCATCTTCTTCGTCGAAGCTGATGTTAAAGACGACGGAACTTATGACTACAAAGGATTGTACACCTACAAGAACGGCGTAACCAAGAAGGTGCTTGAGAACGGATAG